One stretch of Streptococcus australis DNA includes these proteins:
- the purB gene encoding adenylosuccinate lyase, producing the protein MINRYSRPEMANIWSEENKYRAWLEVEILADEAWAELGEIPKEDVALIREKADFDIDRILEIEQETRHDVVAFTRAVSETLGEERKWVHYGLTSTDVVDTAYGYLYKQANDIIRRDLENFTNIIAEKAKEHKFTIMMGRTHGVHAEPTTFGLKLATWYSEMKRNIERFEHAAAGVEAGKISGAVGNFANIPPFVEKYVCDKLGIHAQEISTQVLPRDLHAEYFAVLASIATSIERMATEIRGLQKSEQREVEEFFAKGQKGSSAMPHKRNPIGSENMTGLARVIRGHMVTAYENVALWHERDISHSSAERIITPDTTILIDYMLNRFGNIVKNLTVFPENMVRNMNSTFGLIFSQRAMLTLIEKGMTREQAYDLVQPKTAYSWDNQVDFKPLLEADPEVTSRLTQDEIDEIFNPAYYTKRVDDIFERIGLGD; encoded by the coding sequence ATGATCAACCGTTACTCTCGCCCTGAGATGGCGAACATTTGGAGTGAAGAAAATAAATACCGTGCTTGGCTTGAGGTAGAAATCTTAGCTGACGAGGCATGGGCTGAATTGGGGGAAATCCCTAAGGAAGATGTGGCTTTGATTCGCGAGAAGGCGGACTTTGACATCGACCGTATTTTGGAGATTGAGCAGGAGACGCGTCACGATGTGGTGGCTTTCACGCGTGCGGTTTCTGAGACGCTTGGCGAAGAGCGCAAGTGGGTCCACTATGGTCTGACTTCTACTGACGTGGTGGATACGGCCTACGGGTACCTTTACAAGCAGGCCAATGACATCATCCGTCGTGACCTTGAAAACTTCACCAATATCATCGCTGAAAAGGCTAAGGAGCACAAGTTCACCATCATGATGGGTCGTACCCACGGTGTGCACGCTGAGCCAACAACTTTTGGTCTTAAATTGGCCACTTGGTACAGCGAAATGAAACGTAACATCGAGCGTTTCGAGCATGCGGCTGCTGGCGTTGAAGCTGGTAAAATTTCTGGTGCGGTTGGGAACTTTGCCAACATCCCACCATTCGTTGAAAAATACGTCTGCGATAAGCTTGGTATCCATGCTCAAGAAATCTCTACACAGGTCCTTCCTCGTGACCTTCACGCTGAGTACTTTGCAGTTCTTGCCAGCATCGCGACTTCTATCGAGCGTATGGCGACTGAGATTCGTGGTCTGCAAAAATCTGAACAACGCGAAGTGGAAGAATTCTTTGCCAAGGGGCAAAAAGGTTCATCTGCTATGCCTCACAAACGCAACCCTATCGGTTCTGAAAACATGACAGGTCTGGCGCGTGTTATCCGTGGTCATATGGTGACAGCTTATGAGAACGTAGCTCTTTGGCACGAACGTGATATCTCTCACTCATCAGCTGAGCGCATCATCACACCAGATACGACCATCTTGATCGACTACATGCTCAACCGTTTTGGAAATATCGTCAAGAACTTGACAGTCTTCCCAGAAAACATGGTCCGCAACATGAACTCTACGTTTGGTCTTATCTTTAGCCAACGTGCTATGTTGACCTTGATCGAGAAAGGTATGACCCGTGAGCAAGCTTACGACCTTGTTCAACCCAAAACAGCCTACTCTTGGGACAATCAAGTGGACTTCAAACCACTTCTCGAAGCAGATCCAGAAGTAACTTCACGTCTCACTCAAGATGAAATTGATGAAATCTTCAACCCTGCATACTACACCAAACGAGTGGATGATATCTTTGAACGTATCGGACTCGGTGACTAA
- a CDS encoding phosphoribosylaminoimidazole carboxylase — translation MIQIIVNAFVEKDKTGAVVEVLFASADQDKIQAKYEELIAQYPENYLAIYDLPLDTDLNTLNHYPSVFIGKEEFE, via the coding sequence ATGATTCAAATAATCGTAAATGCATTTGTTGAAAAGGATAAGACTGGAGCAGTTGTCGAAGTCTTGTTTGCTAGTGCTGACCAAGATAAGATACAAGCTAAATATGAAGAGCTAATTGCTCAATATCCTGAAAACTATTTAGCAATTTATGATTTACCATTGGATACAGATTTGAATACACTCAATCACTACCCATCTGTGTTTATTGGAAAAGAGGAGTTTGAGTAG
- the purK gene encoding 5-(carboxyamino)imidazole ribonucleotide synthase, translating to MSSSKTIGIIGGGQLGQMMAISAIYMGHKVIALDPAADCPASRVAEIIVAPYNDVDALRQLAERCDILTYEFENVDADGLDAVVKDGQLPQGTDLLRISQNRIFEKDFLSNKAQVTVAPYKVVTSSQDLADMDLSKNYVLKTATGGYDGHGQKVIRSAEDMEEAYALADSANCVLEEFVNFDLEISIIVSGNGKDVTVFPVQENIHRNNILSKTIVPARISESLAEKAKAMAVRIAEQLNLSGTLCVEMFATADDIIVNEIAPRPHNSGHYSIEACDFSQFDTHILGVLGAPLPAIKLHAPAVMLNVLGQHVEAAEKYVTENPSAHLHMYGKIEAKHNRKMGHVTLFSDVPDEVEEFGEGIDF from the coding sequence ATGAGCTCATCTAAAACAATCGGAATTATCGGTGGCGGTCAGCTGGGTCAGATGATGGCCATTTCTGCTATCTACATGGGGCACAAGGTTATCGCGCTGGATCCTGCGGCTGATTGCCCGGCCTCTCGCGTGGCGGAAATCATTGTGGCACCTTATAACGATGTGGATGCTCTTCGTCAGTTGGCGGAACGTTGCGATATCCTCACCTATGAGTTTGAAAATGTCGATGCCGACGGATTGGATGCGGTTGTCAAGGATGGGCAACTCCCTCAAGGGACAGATCTGCTCCGCATTTCCCAAAATCGCATCTTTGAAAAGGACTTCCTCTCAAACAAGGCCCAAGTCACTGTTGCACCTTACAAGGTCGTAACTTCTAGCCAAGATTTGGCAGATATGGACCTGTCGAAAAACTATGTCCTCAAAACGGCGACTGGTGGCTACGACGGACATGGGCAAAAGGTCATTCGCTCAGCAGAAGACATGGAAGAAGCCTATGCGCTAGCTGACTCAGCAAACTGCGTTTTGGAAGAATTTGTCAACTTTGATCTTGAAATTTCCATCATCGTGTCAGGAAATGGCAAGGATGTGACGGTTTTCCCAGTTCAGGAAAATATCCATCGCAACAATATTCTTTCGAAGACCATTGTCCCAGCTCGCATTTCAGAAAGCCTAGCCGAAAAAGCCAAAGCCATGGCAGTGCGAATCGCTGAACAGCTTAACCTGTCTGGAACTCTTTGTGTGGAAATGTTTGCGACGGCCGATGATATCATCGTCAATGAGATTGCCCCACGCCCACATAACTCAGGACACTACTCGATTGAAGCCTGTGACTTCTCCCAGTTTGATACCCATATCTTGGGTGTTCTGGGAGCACCATTGCCAGCCATCAAACTACATGCGCCTGCTGTTATGCTCAATGTCCTCGGCCAGCATGTCGAGGCCGCTGAAAAATATGTCACAGAAAATCCAAGCGCCCACCTCCACATGTATGGTAAAATAGAAGCAAAGCACAATCGCAAGATGGGACATGTGACTTTGTTTAGTGATGTGCCAGATGAGGTTGAGGAGTTTGGGGAAGGGATTGATTTTTAG